The DNA region CCGTGCCACTCCACCCAGGGTCAGGACATCCCTCAGAGGCCTGAGCCTCAGTAAACTTAACCTCAAAGGGGCTTCAGAGACCACTGTTAAGATTTTGTTGCAGAGGAAACACCAAAGAGGTGAGATGTTGTCAAAGCAAAAAGATCCTTTTTGATTTTATAGACATGTTCCTCACAACTTTACAATCGTTTCCATATGCAGCAAAACACTCAGATGTTTTCCATTTCTCTCAGCGTGTTTATACAATGGCAAGACGTATTCTCATGGAGACATGTGGCACCCAGTTTTGGGGAAGGTCCTGGAATGCATCTTGTGCACTTGTACTGATGGCCTCCAGGACTGCAAACGCATCACGTGTCCCAGCCAATACCCATGCCAACATCCCATGAAATCGACAGGAAAGTGCTGCAAGACTTGTCCAGGTAGTCAAACATGGCTCATAGTATAATGTTTATATTGTATATGATTTAACCGGCTTTAAACATCACCCGTACATCTTTATCTGTTTCTTTTCTGTAGAGAGTAAAGCTGAGAGTAACCAGACCCAGTGTTATCTCGGATACAAAAATAACCTTTTGGTGTATAAAGTTGATTCCTCTTTGAAAGTTGACTCAGCCAACACACTTCGGATCATCGTTGCTGAAAGACAAAGTACTGCTGAGATTGAAGTACTAGTATGGAAGTCTGTAGAAGGTAAATGTTGGTTGGAAATATATCAAAGGaataatttgtcattttgataataatatttttattctctttcttaGAATTATATTAGAAGATTGAACCCAGTCTTATATAGCATGTCGCTTAAATATgcagctacagccagcagccatttagcgtagcttagcataaagcctAGTATTTAATCCCCATAAAACCAGAACTTTTACACTTCAATTTTAGTATAgattaaactaatgaaatataATGAGAGGTGcagattgtgttgtttttgttacttttctgTTTTCCCATGTTTCTAAAACATATATACTGCTGCATCAGTGTATGACTctgatcagtttttttttattcatgcaggTGTTTTACAGTTAATGGATATCGGTGACGTTCAGAGGAAAGATATTATGGATCATCCAGAGAATTACACACTACTTACAACACTCGATGAAGGTTAGTTCTGTCAGCGTTTGGgaataattcatcttttttttattcttagtATCATTTGTTAAAATCCTCCTaacttattttaatatgtaGATTTTGGTGACAGATTCATTTCACCTGATGTTAATTCAAGTTTTGCGCAATTTGCAGACACGTGGAGAAGGTTTAAAGAGGAGGGAGAACATCTGAATAAAGCACCTCAGGCCATAATTTGTGAAGAAGGCATTCGTGAGATGATGACTTTCCTAAATCCCAAGCAGACTGAAGGCGTGTGTTCACCCTAGTAGTCACTCTTTTTACCAGTATTCCCAATAACTATACATTGTTGACATACATtctttattcatacatttttcacTTGGATGTCCTGCGTCATTCCTGTTATACAAGAGGAATTTCATTTATAACATTGTCGTTTCTTGATTGATGCATTATTTTCCATCATGTTTTTGATTATCAcgtatttttatttgtaaattattaGGTTACAAAACATACATAACCTGGCCCATAGTTCAGTCTCCTCCATTATCCGATCTGGAGGATTTAGGTATGAGCTctgaacaaaaaacaacacaagggAAAGGTGAATGTGAAGTAAAGAGTTCAGAGCTCAGAGCTGGAGACATCCTCAGTATCCTTTGTTGACACGGTGACGTTAATATGAGCTTCTATTGAATGACTGAGGGCATTTTGGGATCAGTATGTCTTAAATGAACCCTTTGCTTTAACTATTATGAGAATCATTTGTATTTTAGAAGATGTTGGGTAAGGGGCCGCGTTCTGTTCAGAATgtaaaggtttgtttttttttaaataagtataTTATATGATCATCAgcatatttattgtaaatacAAATTGAGGTTTTGTCacctaatttaaaatgtattggtTCTTGTATGATTTTCTGTGTATATACGTACATTTGACTGTctgaatgttgttgttttttgttttgcatgaaTTAGCAAGAGGCTGTAGCTATTTTATACATCCACAGGATCATAGCCTaatgacattttacatttcCACATATCAGAACTATCTATATGTTAATGAGGTCGTACAGTAGTTGATGTAGCTGAGTGCACTCTGTACCTCTGCTCACAATTTTAACCCATAAAGttttcactgtgttttacaCCACTAATCACTTTTGTCTGATTTGTTGTAACTTAAACTAAGCTGTAATGCAAAAGTCAACTTTAGTAATAGTGTGAATATGTGATTGGGACAGGTGTAAAATGTAGCTCAGGGCTCATAGTTGTTTTTGAAtgcattgtttgaaaataatTTGCTGATTAATCTCTGGTCTGCATACCGGCCACAGCAGAGTGAGCCTAACATCATCGCCTGAAGGCTTCTATTAACTACAACTCTGGAAGGTTGGATAAACTGCGTTCCTgctcaaaatgaaatgttatcaGAGGCTTAGAAATCAGAAGGAGAAGTTGGAACTCTACTCCCCCTCCTAACATTTCCctaaaaaacaccttttattaGTAATTGTACCTTGATGAGACCAAGGTGCTGATGACTGGTTGCCTCAGTGTCACACCTGTGCAATCATTCTGCAAAATTAAAGGGGCAATACGTGGGATTTTTCTGCCCGATAGCACCTCGTTATTCTGCTTTCCTGTCAACTCTCTGCTCTGATGAACTTATTCAGGATGGAGGACAGGAGCCAATAATAGCTGTTTTATTGTGCCACAGTTGTTAATTGCAAAAGACGCCAAAAACTTCTTTCTGTTCTGTGGCATAAAGCAACTCCCTTTAAGCTGGAGAGCAGTGACACGTTTTCTTAAAAATTCACACAAAAAGTGGCACACATTGTAAATTGTCTAATGGTTGAATGATTAATGCCATACAATATACAACATAAttttatgtatgcatttattgttctttattaatgttttttaaatttccctTAAAGCCAGTGGAAATTCAGCGTTAAGAAAACTCCTCTACATCTAACATTTATGATTTTCTCATTATAATttatagttttgttttctttcttcattctttaaACACTCTGGGTGCACTTTTTCAGCATGAAATATGTGTCAACAGCACTAAGTTTGGAAAATGCAGCCACCATGACTGCCAATAAAATGTATTAGCTGCAAAAAAGGACTACCAATGAGAATGGAATACATTTACTACGgctatatttttttctctgcatcTGTGTTT from Scomber japonicus isolate fScoJap1 chromosome 13, fScoJap1.pri, whole genome shotgun sequence includes:
- the chrdl2 gene encoding chordin-like protein 2 encodes the protein MKSTFLFFFIIWFADAELKPRKGSGVVCTFKDKTYSPGDSWHPYLEPFGFMFCMRCVCTETGHVKCNTIKCPSLPCENPVAEPQQCCPRCTDEPRVPAGLRASVKSCRYNGSIYQPGETFTKHDLFPSKQSNQCAMCTCSNGDIFCALKTCQPITCSSPVSVPDTCCLVCKDNSTSGSSSTEDGNLQLNRGVRHSVDQCPGEQNRAQSDRATPPRVRTSLRGLSLSKLNLKGASETTVKILLQRKHQRACLYNGKTYSHGDMWHPVLGKVLECILCTCTDGLQDCKRITCPSQYPCQHPMKSTGKCCKTCPESKAESNQTQCYLGYKNNLLVYKVDSSLKVDSANTLRIIVAERQSTAEIEVLVWKSVEGVLQLMDIGDVQRKDIMDHPENYTLLTTLDEDTWRRFKEEGEHLNKAPQAIICEEGIREMMTFLNPKQTEGVCSP